A single window of Malus sylvestris chromosome 5, drMalSylv7.2, whole genome shotgun sequence DNA harbors:
- the LOC126621008 gene encoding carboxypeptidase SOL1 — protein sequence MKLALSILFLSLSFSSFLRTATARGGLHSSYPPGIEFDPRGGSGRQLFEDKKSQKRVDVAQGYMTNSDLERAIKVFGRRCSNISRVYSIGKSVNGVPLWVIEISDKPGEEEPEPAFKYIGNVHGDEPVGRELLILLANWICDNYLKDPLATSIVDNVHLHLLPSMNPDGFSLRRRGNANNVDLNRDFPDQFFPVNNDEDWRQPETRAIMKWLREIQFTASASLHGGALVANYPWDGTQDKRKDYFACPDDETFRFLASVYSRSHYNMSLSKEFEGGITNGAFWYPIYGGMQDWNYINGGCFELTLEISDNKWPTANELLTLWEYNKMSMLNLIATVVKIGVRGRIFSSDGGRPLPGFIAIKGINSTVQASRAIADYHRLLSPAGRYEVTATAPGYKSKTTCIWLEEAGATNVDFVLDPEVNTRGIQVRSACDCSWGSMSIIWGTPFEVYLLLIVIVGFLLFLYKRRTFSRLKQRQLVGPKRPIVA from the exons ATGAAGCTTGCTCTTtccatcctcttcctctctctcagcTTCTCCTCTTTTCTTCGTACTGCCACTGCTAGAGGCGGCCTGCACAGTTCCTACCCTCCAG GTATCGAATTTGATCCTCGCGGTGGTTCTGGAAGGCAATTGTTTGAAGATAAGAAGTCTCAGAAGCG TGTTGACGTAGCTCAAGGGTACATGACTAACTCTGACCTGGAACGGGCCATTAAGGTGTTCGGCCGAAGATGCAGTAACATTTCTAGGGTTTACAG TATTGGGAAGAGTGTGAATGGGGTTCCTCTG TGGGTAATAGAAATTTCTGATAAGCCTGGGGAGGAAGAGCCTGAGCCCGCATTTAAG TACATTGGAAATGTGCATGGAGATGAACCTGTAGGCCGGGAGCTTCTAATTCTACTTGCAAATTGGATATGTGACAACTATTTGAAAGATCCCTTG GCAACATCGATTGTGGACAATGTGCATCTTCATTTACTGCCGTCTATGAATCCCGATGGGTTTTCATTAAGGAGGCGGGGTAATGCAAATAATGTTGACCTAAATCGAGATTTTCCAGACCAG TTCTTTCCGGTCAATAATGATGAGGATTGGAGACAACCTGAAACAAGAGCAATAATGAAGTGGTTGAGAGAGATACAATTTACTGCATCTGCCAGCTTGCATGGG GGTGCCCTTGTTGCAAATTATCCATGGGATGGCACTCAGGATAAAAG GAAAGATTATTTTGCATGTCCGGACGACGAGACATTCCGGTTCTTAGCAAGTGTATATAGTCGCTCTCACTACAATATGTCATTGAGCAAGGAATTCGAGGGAGGGATTACAAATGGAGCATTCTG GTACCCTATATATGGAGGCATGCAAGACTGGAACTACATAAATGGTGGCTGTTTCGAATTAACGTTGGAGATTAGTGATAACAAATGGCCTACTGCTAATGAG CTTCTCACTCTTTGGGAATACAACAAAATGAGCATGCTTAATCTCATTGCAACCGTAGTCAAG ATAGGAGTACGTGGAAGGATCTTTTCATCAGATGGTGGGAGGCCGTTGCCTGGATTTATTGCAATCAAAGGGATAAATTCCACG GTTCAAGCTAGCAGAGCAATTGCGGATTACCATCGCTTGCTTTCCCCCGCTGGAAGATATGAAG TCACAGCTACTGCGCCTGGGTATAAATCAAAGACGACATGTATCTGGTTGGAAGAAGCAGGCGCGACGAATGTAGATTTTGTTCTCGATCCTGAAGTCAATACCAGAGGAATTCAAGTTCGAAGTGCCTGTGATTGCAGCTGGGGCAGTATGAGCATCATTTGGGGAACCCCTTTCGAAGTCTACCTGCTTTTGATTGTTATTGTAGGGTTCCTTTTGTTTTTATACAAGAGGAGGACATTTAGCCGATTAAAACAAAGGCAGTTAGTAGGACCAAAAAGGCCAATTGTGGCGTAA
- the LOC126621009 gene encoding tryptophan aminotransferase-related protein 3-like yields the protein MGKAQCSYVVILACSLLVNLLVVFKLLYTDGEWALSWTKRAAEQAEQVAAISCSGHGRAYLDGLVLDGKEPVCECNSCYGGPDCSEFTTDCAANADSGNPYFLEPFWMQHAAKSAILVAGWHRMGYTYPDDSFISTQLEASIHKLHAVVGNAVTEGKYFVFGAGSTQLLNAAVYALAPENSSSPASVVASIPYYKLYETQTELFRSLDYRFEGDVSSLKNISDADHVIEFVTSPNNPDGKLNKAVLHGPNFSAIYDRVYYWPHFTAIPTSADYDLMIFSLSKLTGHAGSRFGWAVIKNESVYQRMAEYMSTSSMGVSRDAQLRALKLIDVVLETGGREIFEFGYNTMKDRWEKLTNTLSVSNRFSLQKIAPQYCTYFQKIRGPSPAYAWVKCEREEDEDCYKVMEEAKVNGRSGSDFAAETRYVRLSLIRSQDDFDVLIQRLSELVLEERQQPSYANNVLDLNKPLVNTLRRGLLY from the exons ATGGGTAAGGCACAATGCTCCTACGTTGTTATCCTAGCATGTTCTTTACTTGTTAATCTGTTGGTAGTTTTTAAATTACTCTATACGGATGGAGAGTGGGCGCTGAGTTGGACCAAAAGAGCAGCAGAACAAGCTGAGCAGGTGGCAGCCATCTCTTGCTCAGGCCATGGAAGAGCCTACTTGGACGGCCTGGTTCTTGATGGAAAGGAGCCTGTTTGTGAGTGCAATTCCTGCTACGGAGGCCCTGACTGCTCTGAGTTTACAACTGATTGTGCAGCAAATGCTGacag TGGGAATCCATATTTCTTGGAGCCATTTTGGATGCAGCATGCAGCTAAAAGTGCAATTCTAGTAGCTGGGTGGCATAGAATGGGGTATACCTATCCTGATGACTCTTTCATATCAACACAGCTCGAGGCGAGCATCCATAAATTACATGCCGTTGTTGGAAATGCGGTCACTGAAggaaaatattttgttttcggAGCTGGCTCCACCCAACTTCTCAACGCTGCAGTTTATGCACTCGCTCCTGAGAATTCCTCCTCGCctgcaagtgttgttgcttcaATTCCTTACTACAAG CTTTACGAGACACAAACAGAACTTTTCAGATCACTGGACTATCGGTTTGAAGGAGATGTATCATCATTGAAGAACATTTCAGATGCCGATCACGTTATTGAGTTTGTAACCTCACCAAACAATCCTGATGGGAAGCTGAATAAGGCAGTTCTTCATGGCCCCAATTTCTCTGCAATCTATGATCGTGTCTATTACTGGCCGCATTTTACAGCGATTCCAACTTCAGCAGATTATGATCTTATGATATTTTCACTTTCCAAGCTCACTGGCCATGCTGGTTCTCGATTTGG ATGGGCGGTGATAAAGAATGAGTCTGTGTATCAAAGAATGGCGGAGTATATGAGTACAAGCAGCATGGGTGTTTCTCGGGATGCTCAGCTAAGAGCTCTGAAGCTTATCGATGTAGTTCTTGAAACTGGTGGCAGGGAAATCTTTGAATTCGGATACAACACCATGAAGGACCGCTGGGAAAAATTGACCAACACCCTGTCTGTTTCCAACCGATTTTCTCTACAGAAAATTGCACCCCAATATTGCACTTATTTTCAGAAAATTAGAGGACCCTCACCAG CTTATGCGTGGGTGAAGTGcgagagggaagaagatgaagattgctacaaagtcatggaAGAAGCAAAAGTTAATGGGCGTAGCGGTAGCGATTTTGCAGCTGAAACCCGCTATGTCCGTCTCAGCCTAATAAGGAGCCAAGATGACTTTGATGTATTAATTCAGCGACTAAGCGAGTTGGTCTTGGAAGAAAGACAACAACCGAGCTATGCAAACAACGTGTTAGACCTCAATAAGCCATTGGTGAACACCTTAAGGAGGGGTCTTCTCTATTGA
- the LOC126621010 gene encoding probable S-adenosylmethionine carrier 2, chloroplastic isoform X1 has translation MQTKTSQSHSPAISMGSSEKVPNGCLTTASDRDDTPFDLLRDFYDGVIAGGAAGVFVEAALYPIDTIKTRLQVAHAGGQIMLKGLYSGLAGNLAGVLPASAIFVGVYEPTKQKLLNVLPENLSALAHLTAGAIAGAASSVVRVPTEVVKQRMQTAQFSSAPDAVRLILAKEGFKGLYAGYGSFLLRDLPFDAVQFCIYEQLRIGFKLAARRDLKDPEVALIGAFAGAITGAITTPLDVIKTRLMVQGSGNQYQGICDCVGTIMREEGSHAFWKGVGPRVLWIGIGGSIFFGVLERTKQILEERRPRHHKS, from the exons CCATCAGCATGGGTAGCTCTGAGAAGGTGCCAAATGGCTGCTTGACAACAGCTAGTGATAGAGATGATACACCTTTCGATCTTTTACGCGATTTTTATG ATGGTGTCATAGCTGGCGGTGCTGCTGGTGTTTTTGTAGAAGCAGCTTTATACCCTATTGACACAATAAAAACTCGATTACAG GTTGCCCATGCTGGAGGGCAAATTATGTTGAAGGGTCTGTATTCAGGATTGGCTGGAAACCTTGCTGGTGTCTTGCC GGCTTCTGCCATATTTGTTGGTGTTTATGAACCTACAAAGCAGAAACTTCTGAACGTATTGCCAGAAAACCTTAGTGCTTTAGCTCATTTG ACTGCAGGTGCCATTGCAGGTGCTGCTTCTTCTGTTGTACGAGTTCCAACAGAG GTTGTCAAGCAACGGATGCAAACCGCACAGTTTTCCTCAGCCCCAGATGCTGTCCGTCTTATTCTTGCTAAGGAGGGTTTCAAAGGTCTTTATGCG GGGTATGGATCATTCCTACTGCGAGATTTACCATTTGATGCTGTTCAGTTTTGCATCTACGAGCAGCTTCGAATAGGATTTAAACTAGCG GCACGAAGAGATCTGAAAGACCCTGAGGTTGCTTTAATTGGTGCTTTTGCTG GTGCAATAACTGGAGCTATAACTACTCCTCTTGACGTGATAAAAACGAGATTAATGGTTCAG GGATCAGGAAACCAGtaccaaggaatttgtgattgtgTTGGGACCATAATGAGAGAAGAAGGAAGTCATGCTTTTTGGAAG GGTGTTGGACCACGAGTTTTGTGGATAGGTATTGGGGGTTCAATATTTTTCGGTGTTCTTGAAAGGACAAAGCAAATACTTGAGGAAAGGCGCCCCAGGCATCACAAGTCTTAA
- the LOC126621010 gene encoding probable S-adenosylmethionine carrier 2, chloroplastic isoform X2 — MQTKTSQSHSPAISMGSSEKVPNGCLTTASDRDDTPFDLLRDFYDGVIAGGAAGVFVEAALYPIDTIKTRLQVAHAGGQIMLKGLYSGLAGNLAGVLPASAIFVGVYEPTKQKLLNVLPENLSALAHLTAGAIAGAASSVVRVPTEVVKQRMQTAQFSSAPDAVRLILAKEGFKGLYAGYGSFLLRDLPFDAVQFCIYEQLRIGFKLAARRDLKDPEVALIGAFAGAITGAITTPLDVIKTRLMVQGSGNQYQGICDCVGTIMREEGSHAFWKASVAN, encoded by the exons CCATCAGCATGGGTAGCTCTGAGAAGGTGCCAAATGGCTGCTTGACAACAGCTAGTGATAGAGATGATACACCTTTCGATCTTTTACGCGATTTTTATG ATGGTGTCATAGCTGGCGGTGCTGCTGGTGTTTTTGTAGAAGCAGCTTTATACCCTATTGACACAATAAAAACTCGATTACAG GTTGCCCATGCTGGAGGGCAAATTATGTTGAAGGGTCTGTATTCAGGATTGGCTGGAAACCTTGCTGGTGTCTTGCC GGCTTCTGCCATATTTGTTGGTGTTTATGAACCTACAAAGCAGAAACTTCTGAACGTATTGCCAGAAAACCTTAGTGCTTTAGCTCATTTG ACTGCAGGTGCCATTGCAGGTGCTGCTTCTTCTGTTGTACGAGTTCCAACAGAG GTTGTCAAGCAACGGATGCAAACCGCACAGTTTTCCTCAGCCCCAGATGCTGTCCGTCTTATTCTTGCTAAGGAGGGTTTCAAAGGTCTTTATGCG GGGTATGGATCATTCCTACTGCGAGATTTACCATTTGATGCTGTTCAGTTTTGCATCTACGAGCAGCTTCGAATAGGATTTAAACTAGCG GCACGAAGAGATCTGAAAGACCCTGAGGTTGCTTTAATTGGTGCTTTTGCTG GTGCAATAACTGGAGCTATAACTACTCCTCTTGACGTGATAAAAACGAGATTAATGGTTCAG GGATCAGGAAACCAGtaccaaggaatttgtgattgtgTTGGGACCATAATGAGAGAAGAAGGAAGTCATGCTTTTTGGAAG gCTTCCGTGGCAAATTGA